A genomic stretch from Telopea speciosissima isolate NSW1024214 ecotype Mountain lineage chromosome 7, Tspe_v1, whole genome shotgun sequence includes:
- the LOC122668657 gene encoding uncharacterized membrane protein At1g16860-like → MGSRAVLYTGGDVKKSGELGKMLDIAVVDSSSNAGTSSGLPPSRPSHHSSFQHNSGSLRSASNSGPISKSSTGSGPLHPQKKSSGLMPLQPTGLITSGPLGSSGGSTAAARRSGQLEPSASMTKAVYGAAVTNLTDDVKFGFKVSKAIMWVFAAVIAMGLLVGGFMWVTVKKPVILLVVYQAGQKQFLRTENEKTVLLFPST, encoded by the coding sequence ATGGGGTCAAGAGCCGTACTGTACACTGGCGGCGACGTCAAGAAATCAGGCGAACTGGGCAAAATGCTCGACATAGCTGTGGTGGATTCCTCTTCCAACGCCGGTACTTCGTCTGGGTTACCTCCATCAAGGCCTTCCCATCACTCCTCCTTCCAACACAACAGTGGATCCCTCCGATCCGCCTCCAATTCAGGTCCTATCTCCAAATCCTCTACCGGTTCAGGGCCCTTGCATCCCCAGAAGAAGTCGTCCGGTCTTATGCCTTTGCAGCCCACCGGGCTTATCACCTCCGGTCCCCTTGGGTCTTCCGGTGGAAGCACTGCTGCCGCTCGCCGCTCGGGTCAATTGGAGCCCTCCGCTTCCATGACCAAGGCTGTATACGGTGCGGCTGTCACCAATCTCACTGACGATGTGAAATTTGGGTTTAAGGTATCCAAGGCCATAATGTGGGTTTTCGCGGCGGTGATTGCCATGGGGCTTTTAGTTGGTGGTTTTATGTGGGTTACCGTTAAGAAGCCTGTGATTTTGCTGgtggtttaccaagcgggtcaaaaacaGTTTCTCaggacagaaaatgaaaaaactgttcTGCTGTTTCCcagcacataa
- the LOC122667117 gene encoding uncharacterized protein LOC122667117, whose protein sequence is MKLESTANVTSDKDNSNSSAIQDEKGLKCMSNYEDTTFGMEILLDQHINTIVETVDTEVDIIECVNADDLRFSHTEDPNATEYSSSFDDTISGTEDGSRLSDAEVESRFCSGSGSVFYGFDSMFQTRKKKLTAHWRRYIRPLMWRCKWLELRIKEFQSQALKYDKELVGYDQRKQFDSGQLALEGCCMRSLPFCRQFRRKKAMERRKRKRVEDTVDISSYMSRHSLFSSYENKRSSVNGVSLDDDCGNQGKN, encoded by the exons ATGAAACTGGAAAGCACTGCAAATGTTACTTCTGACAAAGACAATTCGAATTCCTCAGCAATCCAAGATGAAAAGGGTCTGAAGTGCATGAGTAATTATGAGGACACCACGTTTGGCATGGAAATTTTGTTGGATCAACATATTAATACAATAGTGGAGACTGTTGATACAGAGGTCGATATAATTGAATGTGTGAATGCTGATGACCTCAGGTTCTCTCATACTGAAGATCCAAATGCAACTGAATATTCCAGTTCTTTCGATGACACAATTTCAGGAACTGAAGATGGTTCAAGGTTGAGTGATGCAGAAGTGGAGTCAAGATTCTGTAGTGGCAGTGGGTCTGTTTTTTATGGATTTGATAGCATGTTCCAAACAAG gaagaagaagttgacAGCTCATTGGAGGAGATATATAAGACCTCTAATGTGGCGGTGCAAATGGTTAGAACTGAGGATAAAGGAATTTCAGTCCCAAGCATTAAAGTATGATAAAGAGCTTGTAGGATATGATCAAAGAAAGCAGTTCGATTCAGGGCAGCTTGCATTAGAAGGGTGTTGTATGAGGTCACTACCATTTTGTAGACAGTTTCGGAGGAAAAAAGCCATGGAGAGGAGAAAACGAAAAAGAGTTGAGGACACAGTTGATATATCATCATATATGTCACGCCATAGCCTGTTCTCGTCCTATG AGAATAAGAGGTCTAGTGTAAACGGGGTTTCTCTGGATGATGATTGTGGTAATCAAGGTAAGAATTGA